In Thermoanaerobaculia bacterium, a single genomic region encodes these proteins:
- the cmk gene encoding (d)CMP kinase, whose amino-acid sequence MTRVIAIDGPSGAGKSTVARMVAARLGLPYLDTGAMYRAVGLLASRRGIPLPIPEPAAVARLADAAAIDLSTSPDGTTVWLDGEDVSAAIREPRISLYASAVSAIPEVRRRLVSRQREIGLARGGVVEGRDIGTKVFPETPFKFFLTADEHERARRRHEELRRRGVEEPYEKVLEEMRTRDRDDSARPDSPLSRDSTYELLESDGVGPEEIARRILARVEAGGPPRS is encoded by the coding sequence ATGACCCGGGTGATCGCGATCGACGGCCCTTCGGGCGCCGGAAAGTCGACGGTCGCGCGGATGGTGGCGGCGCGGCTCGGCCTGCCTTACCTCGACACGGGCGCGATGTACCGGGCGGTCGGCCTCCTCGCCTCTCGCCGGGGAATTCCCCTTCCGATTCCCGAGCCGGCCGCGGTCGCCCGCCTGGCCGATGCCGCCGCGATCGACCTCTCCACCTCCCCGGACGGCACCACGGTGTGGCTGGACGGCGAGGACGTGTCCGCGGCGATCCGCGAACCCCGGATATCCCTTTATGCTTCTGCTGTTTCCGCGATTCCCGAGGTGCGCCGCCGTCTCGTTTCTCGCCAGAGGGAAATCGGGCTCGCGCGAGGCGGCGTCGTCGAGGGGCGAGACATCGGCACGAAGGTCTTCCCGGAGACCCCTTTCAAGTTCTTCCTGACCGCCGACGAGCACGAACGGGCCCGGCGCCGCCACGAGGAGCTCCGCCGGCGCGGTGTCGAGGAACCGTACGAGAAGGTCCTGGAGGAGATGCGCACCCGCGACCGGGACGACTCCGCCCGTCCCGACTCCCCGCTCTCCCGGGATTCGACCTACGAGCTGCTCGAAAGCGACGGGGTCGGACCGGAGGAAATCGCCCGGCGAATCCTCGCCCGGGTGGAGGCCGGCGGCCCCCCGAGGTCTTGA
- a CDS encoding pseudouridine synthase, with amino-acid sequence MSAERLQKIIAAAGLCSRREAEEWISEGRVLVNGKRASLGQKADPAIDAIRVDGKVLRPPDTRGPRRYVLLHKPKGYVSTTNDPQGRPTVLDLVPAALRRGLKPVGRLDTASEGLILLTDDGDFSQAVSHPSRGVAKEYRVKVWGEPAEKSIERLRRGIALEGRRTAPAEISRHHSTGRRGEEGNTWYTVVLHEGRSRQIRRMFEAIGHPVSKLSRVAIGPVRDPKLPAGAFRKLTDAEIRKLLKQAPEK; translated from the coding sequence ATGAGCGCCGAGAGGCTCCAGAAGATCATCGCCGCCGCCGGCCTCTGTTCGCGCCGCGAAGCCGAGGAGTGGATCTCCGAAGGCCGGGTGCTCGTCAACGGCAAGAGGGCCTCTCTCGGCCAGAAGGCGGATCCGGCGATCGACGCGATCCGCGTCGACGGAAAGGTGCTCCGCCCGCCCGACACTCGCGGCCCGCGGCGTTACGTCCTCCTCCACAAGCCCAAGGGATACGTCTCGACGACGAACGATCCCCAGGGAAGGCCGACCGTTCTCGATCTCGTCCCGGCCGCGCTCCGGCGCGGCTTGAAACCGGTCGGCCGTCTGGACACGGCCTCGGAGGGCCTGATCCTCCTGACCGACGACGGGGATTTCTCGCAGGCCGTTTCCCATCCCTCGAGGGGCGTCGCCAAGGAATACCGCGTCAAGGTGTGGGGCGAGCCGGCGGAGAAGTCGATCGAGCGGCTCCGGCGGGGGATCGCGCTCGAGGGCCGGCGGACGGCGCCGGCGGAGATCTCCCGCCATCATTCGACGGGTCGCCGCGGCGAGGAAGGGAATACCTGGTACACCGTCGTTCTGCACGAAGGGCGCAGCCGGCAGATCCGGCGGATGTTCGAGGCCATCGGGCATCCGGTCTCGAAGCTCTCGCGCGTCGCGATCGGGCCGGTCCGGGACCCGAAACTTCCCGCCGGCGCGTTCCGGAAGCTGACGGACGCGGAGATCCGGAAGCTCCTGAAGCAGGCTCCGGAAAAATGA